The uncultured Fusobacterium sp. genome has a window encoding:
- a CDS encoding PLP-dependent aminotransferase family protein: MLDISLKSGEKIYIQIYYKLKEMIENGELKGKIFSIRELAKKFGVSHSSVIKAYEKLEENGYIYLRGGSGAYVNYNIEKKFYPEDHMENEIFKYGYFNSEYRIDFSTASPSADFLPVEELKKSINHILDRDGGKALLYENPLGYMELRKSIKKQLKKEGIDVEIKNIQIVSGAQQGIDIISKVMITSGDIVVTEDPVYKGAIVSFKNNGAKVEKVQLKKDGIDLKELEKILKREKTRFLYTASTYQNPTGISMSESKRKELLKLAEKYDFYIIEDDCSSDIYFSDERIKSIKSFDKNNRVIYIKSYSKVFMPGFRLGFIIVPEKIATSVLGGKYSSDISNSGLNQRVFQYFLEEGIWEKHIERSRKEFKRKQLYMYNRLKKIENLKLNKPKGGMNLWVELPYEITGEAVYMKLLRRGVGILPGVVFSEKAYNYIRLSFAQCTEEEIDEGINILETVIDELR; encoded by the coding sequence ATGTTAGATATATCATTAAAAAGTGGAGAGAAAATATATATTCAAATATACTATAAATTAAAAGAGATGATTGAAAATGGTGAGTTAAAAGGGAAAATTTTTTCTATTAGAGAGTTAGCTAAAAAATTTGGAGTGAGCCATTCATCTGTAATAAAAGCTTATGAAAAATTAGAAGAAAATGGATATATTTATTTAAGAGGTGGAAGTGGAGCTTATGTAAATTATAATATAGAGAAAAAATTTTATCCAGAAGATCATATGGAAAATGAAATATTTAAATATGGATATTTTAATAGTGAATATAGAATAGATTTCTCTACTGCTTCTCCAAGTGCAGATTTTTTACCTGTTGAAGAGTTAAAAAAAAGTATAAATCATATTTTAGATAGAGATGGTGGAAAAGCACTATTATATGAAAATCCTCTAGGATATATGGAGCTTAGAAAAAGTATAAAAAAGCAGTTAAAAAAAGAGGGTATAGACGTTGAAATAAAGAATATTCAAATTGTTTCTGGAGCTCAACAAGGGATAGATATTATAAGTAAAGTTATGATAACTTCAGGAGATATAGTGGTTACAGAAGATCCAGTATATAAAGGAGCAATAGTTAGTTTTAAAAATAATGGAGCAAAGGTAGAGAAAGTTCAATTAAAAAAAGATGGAATTGATTTAAAAGAATTGGAAAAAATTTTAAAAAGAGAAAAGACAAGGTTTTTATATACAGCTTCAACTTATCAAAATCCTACTGGAATCTCTATGTCTGAAAGCAAAAGAAAAGAGTTATTAAAATTAGCTGAGAAATATGATTTTTATATAATTGAAGATGATTGTAGCTCAGATATATATTTTTCTGATGAGAGAATAAAAAGTATAAAAAGTTTTGATAAAAATAATAGAGTAATCTATATAAAAAGCTATTCAAAAGTATTTATGCCTGGATTTAGATTAGGATTTATCATAGTTCCAGAAAAAATAGCAACTTCAGTATTAGGTGGAAAATACTCTAGTGATATTTCAAACTCGGGATTAAATCAAAGGGTATTTCAATATTTTCTTGAAGAGGGAATATGGGAGAAACATATTGAAAGATCAAGAAAAGAGTTTAAGAGAAAGCAACTGTATATGTATAATAGGTTAAAAAAAATAGAAAATTTGAAATTAAATAAACCAAAGGGTGGAATGAATTTGTGGGTTGAACTTCCATATGAGATAACAGGAGAAGCTGTTTATATGAAACTTTTAAGAAGAGGAGTAGGAATTTTACCAGGGGTTGTTTTTTCTGAAAAGGCATATAATTATATAAGATTAAGTTTTGCTCAATGTACAGAGGAAGAGATAGATGAAGGAATAAATATTTTAGAAACAGTGATAGATGAATTAAGATAG
- a CDS encoding EI24 domain-containing protein — protein MKSIKLVLTAFSESFSLIRIIGLKKYYFIPGILGAFLFILMMIGANFISGGLLNYLENIFNISEYHSIISMILKITIWIVVASIYFLIYKSVLLVILSPFMGYVSEKVDNYLTGKEYDFSFNDNMRFIWRGIQIGVKSFIKQLIGMFIIMLCSFLFPINLSIPLLMFLLQGYFTGFSFIDYTLERYNFTPEESLKFLKKQRFYSLWIGSIFTILFLIPFIGIFIAPLVTCVAATKVTLELLKEERN, from the coding sequence ATGAAAAGTATTAAATTAGTTTTAACAGCGTTTTCTGAATCTTTTAGTTTAATTAGAATAATAGGTTTAAAAAAATATTATTTTATTCCTGGAATTTTAGGTGCTTTCCTTTTTATTTTAATGATGATTGGAGCAAATTTTATTTCAGGTGGATTATTAAATTATTTAGAGAATATCTTTAATATCTCTGAATACCATTCAATTATCTCAATGATATTAAAAATTACTATTTGGATAGTTGTAGCATCGATATATTTTCTCATATATAAATCTGTTCTTTTAGTTATTTTATCCCCATTTATGGGATATGTTTCAGAAAAAGTTGATAATTATCTTACAGGAAAAGAGTATGATTTCTCTTTTAATGACAATATGAGATTTATTTGGAGAGGAATACAGATTGGAGTTAAAAGTTTTATAAAGCAACTTATAGGAATGTTTATAATTATGTTATGTAGTTTTTTATTTCCTATAAATCTTTCTATTCCGCTATTAATGTTTCTACTTCAAGGATATTTTACTGGTTTTTCTTTTATAGATTATACCCTTGAAAGATATAATTTTACTCCTGAAGAGAGTCTAAAATTTTTAAAAAAACAGAGATTTTACTCTCTATGGATAGGAAGTATATTTACTATTTTATTTCTTATTCCTTTTATAGGAATCTTTATTGCTCCATTAGTAACTTGTGTAGCTGCTACTAAAGTTACTTTAGAACTTTTAAAAGAAGAAAGAAATTAA
- a CDS encoding M48 family metallopeptidase translates to MKLKKLLSIIFISLLVISCSSAPISGRKQLLLVDEAPLIQQSYTQYRQVLNQSVVLNNNDAKVVKKVGNNIAKAVERYFQLHPEERKSNIKYAWEFNLLKDKTPNAWCMPGGKVAVYTGILPYTQNEQGLAVVMSHEIAHAIAQHSREQQSQSMIQNGVGALLGVAFGVPQELYGSASNLIMLNYSRTQETEADELGLIFMKIAGYNPNYALTFWQRMAKASAGKQSPEFLSTHPNDQTRINNIKRFLQSEKFKSVSK, encoded by the coding sequence ATGAAGTTAAAAAAATTATTGTCAATTATATTTATATCATTATTAGTTATTTCATGTAGTAGTGCTCCAATCTCAGGAAGAAAACAACTTCTATTAGTTGATGAAGCTCCACTTATTCAACAAAGTTATACACAATATAGACAAGTTTTAAATCAAAGTGTTGTTCTAAATAATAACGATGCTAAAGTAGTAAAAAAAGTAGGAAATAATATTGCTAAAGCTGTTGAAAGATACTTCCAACTTCATCCAGAAGAGAGAAAATCAAATATAAAATATGCTTGGGAATTTAACTTATTAAAAGATAAAACTCCTAATGCTTGGTGTATGCCTGGTGGAAAAGTTGCTGTATATACTGGTATTTTACCTTATACTCAAAATGAACAGGGATTAGCAGTAGTAATGTCACATGAAATTGCTCATGCTATAGCTCAACATAGTAGAGAACAACAAAGTCAATCTATGATTCAAAATGGTGTAGGTGCTCTATTAGGTGTTGCTTTTGGAGTTCCTCAAGAACTATATGGAAGTGCATCAAATCTTATTATGCTTAATTACAGTAGAACTCAAGAAACTGAAGCTGATGAACTAGGACTTATTTTTATGAAAATAGCAGGTTATAACCCCAATTATGCTTTAACATTCTGGCAAAGAATGGCAAAAGCTAGTGCTGGAAAACAGTCTCCAGAGTTTTTAAGTACTCACCCAAATGATCAAACTAGAATTAATAATATTAAAAGATTTTTACAAAGTGAAAAATTTAAAAGTGTAAGCAAATAA
- the kdsB gene encoding 3-deoxy-manno-octulosonate cytidylyltransferase: MKFLGVIPSRYASTRLEGKPLKDICGHTMVEWVYKRALKSKLDGVVVATDDERIVDEVKSFGGNVILTRKDHINGTSRIAEVCETYTDYDVIVNIQGDEPLIEPDMINSIIDSFIEDNTIPMSTLKYKLTDMAEIENPNAVKVVTDKNDFAIYFSRSVIPYPRNLNMDNYYKHVGIYGYKRDFVMEYAKMTSTPLELSESLEQLRVLENGYKIKVLETPYKIIGVDTQEELERVREYITKNGLVID; the protein is encoded by the coding sequence TTGAAATTTTTAGGAGTAATACCATCTAGATATGCATCTACAAGATTAGAGGGAAAACCTTTAAAAGATATATGTGGACATACTATGGTGGAATGGGTATATAAAAGAGCGTTAAAATCTAAATTAGATGGTGTAGTTGTAGCAACTGATGATGAGAGAATTGTTGATGAAGTAAAATCTTTTGGTGGAAATGTTATTTTAACAAGAAAAGATCATATTAATGGAACAAGTAGAATAGCTGAGGTATGTGAAACTTATACTGATTATGATGTAATTGTAAATATTCAAGGGGATGAACCATTAATAGAGCCAGATATGATTAACTCTATTATAGATTCATTTATTGAGGACAATACAATTCCTATGAGTACATTAAAATATAAGCTTACAGATATGGCAGAGATTGAAAATCCAAATGCAGTAAAAGTTGTAACTGATAAAAATGATTTTGCTATCTATTTTTCAAGAAGTGTAATTCCATATCCAAGAAATCTAAATATGGATAATTATTATAAACATGTGGGAATCTATGGATATAAGAGAGATTTTGTAATGGAATATGCTAAAATGACATCAACACCATTGGAACTTTCTGAATCTTTAGAGCAATTAAGAGTTTTAGAAAATGGATATAAGATTAAAGTTTTAGAAACTCCATATAAGATAATAGGTGTAGATACACAAGAGGAATTAGAAAGAGTAAGAGAGTATATAACTAAAAATGGATTAGTTATTGACTAA
- a CDS encoding histidine phosphatase family protein — MEIYFIRHGETLWNTLKIFQGSSDSPLTELGMSQARKLGEKLKDTEFTAFYSSPMGRTIATSKLILGDKKQEIKFIDEFREISMGNMEGVPREEFEKKYPEEFYNFFNNPKDYAPTGYNGETYYEVIERVKVGLNKLLAMHKDGDRIAVVTHGVTLKALFHIINDENISDLGAAKVPRNTSLSIVEYKDKKFNIKVFSDISHLED; from the coding sequence ATGGAAATTTACTTTATACGTCATGGAGAAACTCTATGGAATACTCTAAAAATATTTCAAGGGAGCTCTGATTCACCTTTAACTGAACTTGGTATGTCTCAAGCTAGAAAACTTGGTGAAAAACTAAAAGATACTGAATTTACAGCTTTTTACTCATCTCCTATGGGAAGAACAATTGCTACAAGCAAGTTAATTTTAGGAGATAAGAAACAGGAGATTAAATTTATTGATGAATTTAGAGAGATCTCAATGGGAAACATGGAGGGAGTTCCTCGTGAGGAGTTTGAGAAAAAATACCCAGAGGAATTTTATAACTTCTTTAATAATCCTAAAGATTATGCTCCAACAGGGTATAATGGAGAAACTTACTATGAGGTTATTGAAAGGGTAAAAGTTGGATTAAATAAACTTTTAGCTATGCACAAAGATGGCGATAGAATAGCAGTTGTTACTCATGGAGTAACTTTAAAGGCTTTATTCCATATTATAAACGATGAAAATATCAGCGATTTAGGAGCTGCAAAAGTTCCTAGAAATACAAGTTTATCAATTGTAGAATATAAGGATAAAAAATTTAATATTAAGGTTTTCTCTGATATTTCTCATCTTGAAGATTAA